In one Mucilaginibacter ginsenosidivorax genomic region, the following are encoded:
- a CDS encoding glycoside hydrolase family 19 protein, which yields MPGSKAFYDTIRPLFGGHFSQSQIDGIETILTVIAAAGITDNRKTAYMLATVFHECAQKMQPIAEFGKGAGHDYGKKLKMGAGPGHRVPYTTPDKLYYGRGYVQLTWYENYESMGHLLHVDLLGNPELALDPTIAANIMVKGMVGGLFTGKSLGKYFTPDLTDWINARKIINGLDQATTIAGYAQTFYKGLTAPV from the coding sequence ATGCCAGGAAGTAAAGCATTTTACGACACCATTCGCCCATTGTTTGGCGGACATTTCTCTCAAAGCCAGATTGATGGCATCGAAACTATCTTAACCGTTATTGCAGCAGCTGGCATAACCGATAACCGCAAAACAGCTTATATGCTGGCTACGGTGTTTCATGAATGCGCTCAAAAAATGCAGCCAATAGCCGAATTTGGCAAGGGCGCCGGCCATGATTATGGCAAAAAATTAAAAATGGGGGCTGGTCCTGGTCACCGGGTACCCTATACCACGCCCGATAAATTATATTATGGCAGGGGCTACGTACAACTAACCTGGTATGAAAATTATGAGAGCATGGGCCATTTATTGCATGTCGACCTGCTCGGAAATCCCGAACTTGCCTTAGATCCAACTATAGCCGCAAACATCATGGTTAAAGGGATGGTTGGCGGGCTATTTACAGGCAAGAGCCTTGGCAAATATTTTACACCAGACTTAACCGACTGGATAAACGCCCGCAAAATAATTAATGGCCTTGACCAGGCCACAACCATTGCGGGATATGCTCAAACGTTTTATAAAGGATTAACCGCGCCGGTTTAA